AATTTTGTTAGAAGTATCATCTTGGTATATCGAAATTGTGTTTTCACGGGTTAATAAATCATCAATATTTACGCTGTCATATTTTTGATTTACAATATTACTAACATTATCATCATTTAATATTTTAAGCCTTATTTGTTTAACATTCTGTTTTTTGCCGTAAAATGTGACTGCCGTGGATATTAAAGCATCACCAAAAATACTTTTACATTTACCAAGGTCAGCAATCTCAAATATTGTCGCAGCATTTAATAGAAGTTCACGTAGCTTAGTTGCATAATCGGCAACAAAATATTTATTTGGCGTTATAAAACTGCAAATCCCATTCTCTTTAACCAAATCCAAGCTACGCTCCATAAATAATACATAGATATCATACGCGCCAACAGCACTACTAAAACGCTTGCTGTAAAATCCTTTTTCTTTTTCTAATTTCATAGTTCTAATATACGGCGGGTTTCCAAACACCGCATCGAAACCAGCGCACCCTCTCCCACCGGGAGAGGGCCGGGGAGAGGTCGTAAACACCTCCGGAAAAGCCACCTGGTAATTCAACGGCTTGACCTCATCCAAATTGCTGAAATACCCCTTTAAATTATCCCCCAGCTTCCGGTTCAGCCTTTTCTCCTCAATTTCTATTTCGTTTTTTAATTTTGCCTTTGGGTCATCCTCCACTTCCTTATAAAACTCCCCGTGCAGTTTCAACAGCGGCTTGATGTCCACCGCGTCATCCAGCCCCGGTATAGTGGTCTGGGCCTGCTTCTCCGCCAACTGCTCAATGGTCTGCCCCGAGATCAGCGAATTGCCGCAGCGGATGTTCAGCTCCAGGTTGGGCAGCAGCTTCCGGCCCTTTAAATCGTGGTAACTCAACCCCTCCAAAGCCTTCAGCATTAAATTAAGCTTGGTTATTTCCACCGCCCGCTCGTCCAGGTCCACCCCGTAAAGATTATGCTGTAATATCTTTTTCTTTATCTCCAAGTCGGAATAGAACGAGGTCTGCTTGCCCGCGGCCGCCCGGCGGTAGGCCTGCAAAAACAGGTCAAAGGCCTTTATCAAAAACGAGCCGGAGCCGCAGGCCGGGTCCAGCGCCTTGATCTTCTCTATTTCCGCAGTAGTCAAGTCCCTTCCCTCACGGGGAAGGGATTTAGGGTTAGGTCCTGCCCCGGTGGTTGACCTCACCCCTGCCCCTCTCCCGGAAGGAGAGGGATTTAGCAGTTCGCCCACCGTGTTCTTGACGATGTAATCCACGATGTATTCCGGGGTGTAGTAAATTCCCTGGCTCTTGCGCTTGGCCTGTTCCTTGTGCTCCTGCGCCTTTAAGCCGGACTTCTTGGTAACCCTCAGCATTTCGCCCAGGTAGTTCTCGTAAACCTCGCCGATGATGTGAACCGAGACGTTCTTGAAATCTATTTCGTTCAGCTCGGCGATGATCGGCGCCAGCGCCTTGTCGTCAATGTCAAAATGGTCAATGGCCATCGGCGCGAACAGCTCGGTGTTGAACTGCTCGTCCATTTCCTTAAACCACTTTTTAAGCTCGTGATACTTGTCGTCCCGGGAATTCAGGATGGCCCGGTGGACGTCCTGTCCGATGATGCCCTTGTCGTGGCAGACTTCCATGAATATCATCCGGTCAAGTATCTTCTGGGTGAACAGGTCTATCTGGTCCTTGTCGTATTTCTCCCAGTAATTCTTGTGCAGCTCCCGCCGCAGGCTGTCCCGCCAGCCTTTTAGTTTTACGAAGAACCTGGCCTTGATGTCCTCTATCTGCTTTTCTACGGGATAGTACAACGGATCGTCGTCCACCCTGCCTTTGGCCTGGCACAGCGGCGTCCGCTGGAATCTCATAAGAAAGGCCAGCCCCTCGTCGGACAGAATGTCCACGTATGAGTTGGGGTTGGCTCCGGGCCATAGCAGATCTATAAAGGCGTATTTCTTGTTCTGGTAAAGCCGGCCCTGTGTTTCGTTGTACAGCCGCCATTCCACGAAGTTGGTAAGTATGCCCCAGTAAAGCCCCTGCTTACGGCAATAACCGTAAAGCTGTTCTTGAAAGGTCTGATTGCGATAGCGCCCGTCCAGCTTGTCGGCTTTTTTGGCATCCTTGCACTCAACCACCAGGACGGGGTGTTTTTTGCTGTCATGCAGCAGAATGTCGGAGAACGTGCCGGTATTGGCCCCGATGTTCGTGCCCAAAGACCAATCGCTGCTTTTCCAGCCCAAGGCTTCCAATACCTTCAAGACGTAATCGCTCTGCGCCTGCATCTCGGCCATGCGGTGGATGTTGTTGGCTTTGGCCTGGGCGGCCAGTTTTTCAAGGGTGGTTCTTAGAATAGCCATGATGATAAAATTATTTAATCGGTTTACCGGGTATATCTTATGCGGCGGATAACCTGACCGGTGATTTGCATTTCCACGCCTGTGAGCGGCATTTCAACGCCTGTAAGCGACATTTCACCACCTGTGAGCGGCATTTCAACGCCTGTAAGCGACATTTCAACGCCTGTGAGCAGCATTTCACTACCTGTGAGCAGCATTTCACTACCTGTGAGCGGCATTTCACTACCTGTGAGCGACATTTCAACGCCTGTGAGCGGCATTTCAGTGAACGCAAGATTGTAAATGCCTATTTTGCAATAACTTCCAGCACAACTTCCAAAAACGGGCTAAACCTGTGGCGGTTTAGCCCGTTTTAATCGTTGCCCTAACAAGGCGTGGTTTCTTCCTTTTTGGGTTCCCCCTTATGGTTGGTATAGTTCCGGTACAGTATCTTGAAATTGAAAGTCTCGGCCACCCCCGGCTCGTTGACGAACAATTCCCGGCCCGCCTCGTTGATCACCTTCAGGCCCTTGTACAACAGCCCCTTCTTGTAATAATACTCCCGCACCTTCTGGGGCAGTTGGCTCAGCTTTTTGACCTCCTGGTCGGCGTCCGCGCTCAGCAGGGCCGCGGCTAAGGCCTTGCCCTCGGTTAAAAGGGCCTGGTTGTCGCTGCCCGGTATGTTGGCCGAATATTTCTCAAAATCCTTCACCATCAGGTCTATGGCCTGGGAGAATTCCTTTAGTTTGGCGTTGGATACCATTTTAAGCAGGGTATCCGGCGCCTGCTTGCCCATGTGCATGGCCCGTTTGGCCCGTCTTACCGCCCGGCGCATCCAGACCTTGGCTTTTCGGATGGCCTCGTTCTGCGCCGAGGTGGCGAATTTGGATTCCTGCTCGGTGGCCTCCCTGTCCTTGGCCGCTTCCCGCACTTCTTCCCTGACGGCCGCTACCTCGTCCACATACTTCGGCGGCAAAAGAATTGCCATGGATTTCCCCTGGGCCGTCGCGATGCCTATCGTGTAGCCGCCCTGTTCCACCAAACCGCTGCCCGAGAACCTTGACCCGATGATTATCAGTTCCTCCTTGCCCAGTTCAGTTATCATGCGCCGCTCCTTTCTTAGGTTAATTTATGCCGTAATAATACCTGAAATATGGCCCTTTTGTCAACAACAAAAAACCTTATTACAACAAAAAACCTTATCCGCTTTCTTCCTCGTCCCCAGCCCGGGGGTGCGCCTGCTTGTAAACCTTCTTCAGCCGGTCCACTGTGACATGAGTGTAGATCTGGGTGGTGGAAAGGCTGGCGTGGCCCAGCAGTTCCTTGACCGCCTTCAGGTCGGCCCCCCGGTCCAGCAGATGGGTGGCAAAGGAATGGCGCAAAGCGTGGGGGCTGGCCTTACCGCCGTAGTCCGAGCTTCGGATCCGAACTTTCACTATCCTCTGCAACTGCCGCCGGTTCAACTGGTTGCCGTTCCTGCCCAGGAATACAAATCCTTCGTCTTCCCTTTTGACCACTAGTTGTTTTAAAACCGCCGCCGAAGCCCGGGTCAGGGGCGCTATCCTTTCCTTGCCTCCCTTGCCTTTTACTTTCACCTGCAGGCCGGGAAGGTCCAGGTCCCGGGACTTCAGGCCCAGCAGTTCCGAGGACCGCAGGCCGCTGCCGTATAGCAGCTCCATGATGGCATCGTCGCGAAGTTTATCTTTGGGATCGCCCTGATGCGACTCCACTGCCTGAACGGCCTGGGCCTGGGACAAAAAACCGGGCAGTTTCTTGTCCAACTTGGGCGAGCGCAGTCCCATCACCGGGTTGACGGTAATGGCAAACTCCCTTAAGGCATATTTAAAAAAAGCCTTGATGGCCGAAAGCTTCCGGCCCAGCGACCGTTTGTCCAGTCCCTGCTGCTGCAGCCGGCCCAGGTACTGTCGGATATCGTTGCGGACGACCTTCCGCGGCTCCTGGTGTTTCAGGAAAACAAACAACTGGTTCACATCCCGGCGGTAGGCTTCCAGGGTGTTGTCCGAAAGGTTGCGCTCGGTCTTCAGGTATTTTATGAAATCTTTGATCATCGTTTATTGCTTGACTTTTGGACCGTGGTCAATTATCATTTGTTACTACCCTTTGGCCATTTTACCACAAAAGGCACAAAGGGCACAAAAGACTAATCCATTTAAGGTTTTGTTTGAGGAACTGTTGGCAAAATAGTATTTGTGATTTATGTGCTTTCTGTGGCTAAATAAAAACCAGCAACTTACATACATTCATGAAAACAAAAACATCTTTGGTCGGACGGTCATTCCAGGAAACCCTGGAACTGCTGGCCCCGCTGGGTTTCAAGGGTTTTCAGGTCAAGCAGCTGATGGCCTGGATCTGCCGGAATAACGTCCCTAACTTTTCGGCCATGACCGACCTGTCCCAAACCCTGCGGGATAAATTGGAGAAGGATTTTTGCCTGCACGAACTGTCCCGGGTGAAAAAAGTCTCTTCCCGGGACGGCGCCACCAAGCTGCTTTTGCAGGCCCGGGACGGACAGCAGATAGAATCGGTGGTCATCAGCGCTCCCGGCCGGCTGACCGCCTGCCTTTCTTCACAGGCCGGCTGCAAACTGGCCTGCTCCTTCTGCGCCACCGGAAAGATGGGCCTCGTCCGTAACCTGACGGCCTCCGAGATAGTGGACCAGTTATGCCTGCTGCAGGAGCTTTCGCCGGAACAAAGGATCACTAACGTGGTCTTCATGGGAATGGGCGAGCCGATGGAGAATTATGACCAGACGCTTAAGGCCGCCCGGATCATCAATTCCCATCAGGGGTTCAACCTGGGGGCCCGGCACATCACCATTTCCACCGCCGGGCTGGTGCCGGGAATTCTGAGGCTGATGGAGGAGCCGGAGCAGTTCAAGCTGGCCATTTCGTTGAACGCCGCTGATGACGCGGTTCGCAGCCGGCTGATGCCGGTCAACAAAAAATACCCGCTTAAGGCGCTGCTGGAAGCGGTCAAAAGATACAGCCACAAGAAGGGCAAGCTGGTTTTCTTTGAATACATCCTGCTGGCGGGCATAAATGACAGCCTGGAGGACGCCGAAAAACTGTCGCGCCTGCTAAAAGGAATACCCGGCAAGGTAAACCTGATCCCTTATAATCCCGGGGGCCGGGAAAACGACCTGCAGCCGTCATCGGTGGAAGCCCGGCGCGCCTTTTACGACAAACTTTGCCAGCTGGGCGTGGCGGTAACCTTCAGGGCCAGCAAGGGTCAGGATATCAGGGCGGCCTGCGGCCAGTTGAAGGCGGCTTCAGTTTCATGAGTTTTTAGCCCAGTCCTTATTTAGTTGCCACTGAAAAAGATCCTTTTCCCACCGAAACACGCTAATAACACGAAAAATTTATTTGTTAAAAATAATTGCCATTCATGACCTTACGAATATTTTACTGGGAATATATTTTAGTGAATTTCGTGTGTTTAGGTGGTTTTTCAGGGAGAACTATTTATCCGCCAAAGCTTTAGCGTAGGAGGAAGGGCTGGGCTAAAAACATTTGCATTACTTTCCTGCTATGGACGACAGATATTCCTTGATGCCCAGAAACACAGACCTGGCTATCTTCTCCTGAAACTCGGCGGTCAAAAGCAGGGCCTCCTCCTTAGGCACTATGATGAAGGCCGGCTCCACCAGAAAAGACGGCATCTGGGTGGCCCGGCACAACGCCAGGTTGCCGTAATAGAATCCGTGATCCGGCAGGGGCAATGTTTTTTGAAACTGGCGGTGGACCGCAAAGGCCAGGTCCCGGCTGAAAGGCTGGTAATAATAAGTTGAAAAACCGCTGTCCTCTAAGGGATTGACCCCGTCGGGCGAGGCGTTGTTGTGGATGCTGACCAGCAGGTCCGCTCCCCAGCTGACGGCCCGGACCGGCCGCTGGTAGATCCCCACAGATTGCGATCCTTCCCGGGGGTAATAAATTTTGGCCCCGGCGTTTTTGAGCAGATTACCCAGCCTTTTGGATATCTGCCAGTTGACTTCTTTCTCCAAAGTGCGCAGAGGTCCCACTGCTCCGTTCTCCGGCGAATGTCCGGCGTCGACGGCTATCTTGATCCCGGCCAGAGGCCGGTTTTTTTGTACCCTGGGCCGGGGCCGGATCTCTATCTCCAGGTTGTTCTGCTGATACCGGGAATCATATCCCCACAAAGGTTGGCTTAAAAATATCTCCAGTTCCACCTCGCCGTTCTGGACCTGCCGCCAGCGGATGTCTTTCACTAAATTATCCAGAGGGTCATAGCGCACCCAATCCAGGTCGGCCTGGGCCCCGAAGATCAGAAGTTTAAAGGACATTCCGTCCGGCGAAGCTTCGCCACTAAAGGCGCAGGGCCGGGAAAGCGAGAACCTGACCAGCGCCTTCTCTTCCCGTTTGAAAGTGCGCGCCACCGCCAGCTTGGCGCTGACCATCGGTCCCGGCCAGGATTTTACGGCGACCGATATTTTTTTGACCCAGGCGTCCTTGTTGTTGGCCAGTCTAACCCGGTAATTTTCTCCGGCGCTGCCGGTCAGTTCCAGGTTCACTCCCGGAGGCAGAAATATCTCGTATCCCAGATCTGGCCCGGTCTTAAGTACCGTCACCGAATCCCTGGAAACCGCCCAAAACATCAGGCTTTCCGGCCAGGCGCTGATCCTGGCCTGGGATGAATCCACCGCCATCATCCCCAGGGTGTCCACCAGGTACAAATATATTTTTTCGGAATACCATTGATTCCGGCTTGTTACCAGATAGCTTCCCATATAAGTGCCGGGCAGGGTCAGGGTGTCGGGCGTAATTGAATCGGAGAAGGCCAGCGCTTTTTCATCCGGCTCCAGCCGGCCGTTCCGCTCGTCCATGGGAATGCCCTGCCCCCGGCCGATGGAGAAGCTGGCCTTGCGGCCGGGCGTGCCCCTGAAGGCAACCGCGATGCGGTCGCCGGCCCTGACTCCCAGTTCCTGGCCGGGAGTGATGGTGGAATGAACTATGGCCAGACTATCGGAACTGATCAGGATATTGCGGGGGGCTACATTCACCTGGCGGATCAGGCTGTCGGTCAGGCCGTTCTTCTGGGCCAGAAGTTTTATCTGGAATTGTCCGGCAGTAAACGGGATATAGGCCAGAAAGGCCCCGTTATGGTAGACCTCGGCCTTCTGCCCGTTCACCCACAACTGGCTGCCCGGAGTGACCGAGCCGATGAGAAAAGACTTGGCCACCGGGCCGATGTTGTCTCCTTCCCGGGGATAGACCAGGTCTATCCGCGGCTGGGCCGACAGGAATGCGGCCAGGGCGCATAAGATGGTGAATAGGAAAAATAAATTTTTCATGATCGGAAATTCTTTATTGTTTTCTGTCCGGTGCAGGGTTTATGCCGAGTATCAGCCATTGACCTATAAGGCCATGAATGGCCTCTGTTAGCATGTGGCGCCCATACTTAGCCCAGCCCTTAAGGGCTGGGCTAAGAACAAACAATAGTTTTCAATTTCAAGCCGTTCACGGCCTTCATAGTCTTTTTCTTGAACTCATCCCCTGTCCCCTTCTCTTATTTATTTTGCTTCGACACGCTCAGCACAAGTCCAAGAGAAGGGATTCAAGGGGTTGAGTTAGCATTTACCCAAAAACGTAAAAGTGTAAGAGGGCATAGTGTAATTATTTTACTTTGCGAGACGAAAACCGAGGTAGTAGTAGCGGCAGTCCGGATCGAGGAAGTAGTGGCGGTAGGCAGTGCGGCAGCTGCCAGCACTATTGTCCCAGCTGCCGCCGCGGTGGACGCGATACTTACCCGTGGCCGGCCCGGTGGGGTTGCTTGAAGGCGAACTGCCGTAGTAACTCTCATCATACCAATCATTGCACCACTCCCACACGTTGCCCGCCATGTCGTATGCGCCATAGGGGCTTGCGCCCGTTGCAAAGAAGCCCACCGGGGAACTATAGGTAAAGGTATCGGGTGCGGTATTGTAATAGCTATTACATTTGGTGGAATCCCAGGTGCTGCCCCAGGGCCAGTAGTTGGTAGAGTCCGTGCCCCGGGCCGCTTTTTCCCACTGGGCCTCGGTGGGCAAATAGCCTCCGGCCCAATTATAGAAGGCGAATGCCTCATACCAACTTACGCCCACCACCGGGTGGTTGGGGAAGCCCGGGCCGCTGTTGTAATTCCCGGTTGACCAATAAGCAGGTTCGGTTATGCTGTTGGTGGTTCTCCAGTTCCAGCCTTCGGCAGTCCAGTAGGCGCTGTAGGTATAGCCTCCGGCGTCCATAAAGGCCTTATACTGGCTGTTGGTAATTTCGTATTTGCTGATCTGGAACGCGTCAAGGTAAACAGTATGCTGGGGTTGTTCATTCGTCATTGCATAGGGATCATCGGGCAGGCTGCCCATTTTAAAGTTGCCGGCAGGGATGGATATCCAAACAATATTCGCTGAAACAGTTGCGAAATTCCAAACACTTGACCAACTTGATGATCCAAAACTGTCAGATGCGTTCACCCGCCAATAATATGTAGTATCACAAACAAGCCCGCCAATAGCTTGGCTTGTGCTTGCCAGCCCGCTTTGGTTGTAAACAAAACTACCAAAAGTGTTGCTGGTTGAAACCTGTAAGGTATAGCTGGTGGCCCCGCTGCTGGCGTTCCAGGTTAAGGTTGGGTTTGTGGTAATGCCGGCAGCCCCGTTAGCAGGTGTACTTAAAGTTGGCGTGGCTGGTGGATTGCCAGTTGTAAAACACAAAAGGCTTGACCACTCCGATGTACCACTGCTATTAGTTGCGTTCACCCGCCAATAATATTTCGTTCCGGCAGTGAGGCCGCTTATTGCCTGGCTGGTGCCTGTAAGCCCGCTTTGGTTATAAATGAAACTGCCAAACAAACTATCTACCGAAACTTGCAGGGCATAGCTGGCGGCCCCGCTGCTGGCGTTCCAAATCAGCGTTGGGTTCAAGGCAACGCCGGTAGCGTTATTGGCAGGCGTTGATAAAACTGGTGCGTTGGGAACAGTAGTAAATACGCCGTCATTACCATAACTTGTACCGCCGCTATTAGCAGCGGCAATGCGGTAATGGTATATTGTGCCGGGGGACAAACTGCCAATGCTTGCATTCACAGCCACTACACTGGTTCCCGTGCCTGCATTCTGGGTTGTAGTTATCATACCATAGCTGGTAGTCGTTCCAGATTGGAAATAGTATGTGGTAACATCATTATTGGGGTTAACCGTACCATTCAATTGGGCTGTAGTTTGGGTGACATTGGTTGTTGCATTTGTTACAACTATCGGAGCCGTGGCCGAAGTGGTGGTAAATTGCCAAAGGCCCGTCCAATCGGAGGAATTAGCCTTTTTATCGGCCTTCACCCGCCAGTAGTAGCTGGTGGAATATGACAATCCGGTAACGGTGTCACTGGTTGAAACGATGCCGCTTTGGTTGTAAACAAAATTAGTGCAGGCGGCATTGGCGGAAACCTGCAAGGCATAGCTGGCCGCGCCTTCGCTGGCGGTCCAGGTAAAAATTGGATTGATAGAAATACCAGTTGAAGTGTCGGTTGGCGAGCTAAGCTTTGGCGCAGCAGGCGGTATCACCGGATCCACCGGGTTGTTAAAACTGAATTTCTTGGAACAGCCCATTACAATCAGCAATGAGCAGGCGACAATTATCAATGTTTTTTGTTTCATGGCTAGAACCTCCAGGTATATGCCATAACAAACTCACCCTCACTCCCTCTCTTGTAAGAGAGGGCCGGGGTGAGTTCAATAGCGGTTTGCTTGGTCAACTCCGGGTGCGCCTTGGTTCTTAAAAACCACGAAACCAAGTTTACCGCCCCCACTCCGATGGCGGCATACGAACAAATGGCGGCGGTTTTGTTTTTACTGTCGGTCTCGTCCCGGTATTTTGTGGCATCGTCGGAGGTGGTGGCCGCCAGATATTTGTTATACGAGTCATTGGCTCCGGTATAGTACAAATATGTTATCCCGGCCAGCAAAGCGGTACCGCCCAAACTTACATAAGTCAAAGTTGGCAATTTAAGTTTAGTTCTTCTGACCTCGCGGTCTAAACTATCTGCTACAAACTGCTTTCTTCTATACTCTACCTGGGCTTTTCTTCTGGCTTCAACATTAGCCGACCATCGCCCGAGTTCTACTTTTGCAAGGCTATCTTGTATCGCCTTTTCCTGGGCCAGCCTTTGCTGCTCAACTTGCTGACGGGCTTTGGCTTCGGCCTGGGCCGCGGCTATGCTGTCGGCAATCTCTTTCTGCTGCATGGCTTCCAGCTGCTCCTTGGTCGGCCCGGTAGCCTGGACAATCTCCTGGGCGATGTCGTTCATATAGGTCAGCAGTTGGTCCATTTCGCCCCGGTAGTTCTTTATGCAGGCCTTTTCCACCTTGCCGGTCTTCACGTCCAGCAGGCGGATGTTCACCGTCCAGGTCTGGCCGAACTTGCCCACGCTGCCGCCGACCATCTTTTGCACCGACAGGTATTGGCCTACTTCTATCAGACAGGCGGTCTCGTTGCAGGCCCCGCTTTGGGCAAAGCCCTGTTCCTTTAATATTTCGTCCCGCTTGGAACGCTCCACGATCTCGTAATAATTGGTATTGTCCCGCTTGGAACGCTCCACGATCTCGTAATAATTGGTATTGACCAAATACGAAAGCAAGGCGTTGGTTAAAATTTCCCCGTCGCTTTTGGAGATGCCGGTGGCGGACAGGTCCATTACAGCCAGCGTGGTCTTGCGCGGGGTTTGGGCTAGGGCTGGAATTGCGGCCAACGCCGCAGCCAGCAGGAACAATACAATTCTTCGCATGTTTGTGCCCCCGTTATATGTTTTTGGTATTTTCCATTCACTGTAGGGGCAATTCACGCGTCCTACGTAGCCGCTAAAGGTGGCGTAGTGGGATGAATTGCCCCTACGTTATTGGTACAGGGGCGGTCGGTCTACATCATCGGTATATTAACTTTCTTCTTCTTGGCCACCTGCTTGGCAATGTCATATCCCGCGTCCACATGGGTTTAACCTATCCCCTACACCCCTTCCCTCGGAAGGGGCCGGGGGTTGGGTTGGTGCGGGCAGGCACGAAGCAGCAATAATATTAGCCGCTCGCCGCGCTCTTCCCCGCCACCTGCCCCGAACTCCAGGCCCATTGCAGGTTATACCCTCCGGTATCTCCGTCCACATCCAGGATCTCCCCGGCAAAGTAAAGCCCGGGGATTTTTTTTGATTCCAGCGTCTCGGGTATGACCTCGCGCAGGTCCACCCCGCCCACGGTTACCTGGGCTTCCTTGAACGGCCGGACAGCTTTTACCTTGGCCGGCCAGGCTGTAATATTGGATGCCAGCTTTTTTATTTCTGTTTCCGAAAGATGGGCGGTATCTTTTCCCGGATCTATCTTGGATTCCCGGATTAGCATCTGGCCTATTTTTTGGGGCAGCAGGCCGTTGAAAAATTCCTGGGCCGGGCGGGAACTTATATTCTTGGCCCTTCTGACCAAAACGGATAACATTTCCAGACTTGTCTGTCCCGGAACA
This DNA window, taken from candidate division TA06 bacterium, encodes the following:
- a CDS encoding Eco57I restriction-modification methylase domain-containing protein, with product MAILRTTLEKLAAQAKANNIHRMAEMQAQSDYVLKVLEALGWKSSDWSLGTNIGANTGTFSDILLHDSKKHPVLVVECKDAKKADKLDGRYRNQTFQEQLYGYCRKQGLYWGILTNFVEWRLYNETQGRLYQNKKYAFIDLLWPGANPNSYVDILSDEGLAFLMRFQRTPLCQAKGRVDDDPLYYPVEKQIEDIKARFFVKLKGWRDSLRRELHKNYWEKYDKDQIDLFTQKILDRMIFMEVCHDKGIIGQDVHRAILNSRDDKYHELKKWFKEMDEQFNTELFAPMAIDHFDIDDKALAPIIAELNEIDFKNVSVHIIGEVYENYLGEMLRVTKKSGLKAQEHKEQAKRKSQGIYYTPEYIVDYIVKNTVGELLNPSPSGRGAGVRSTTGAGPNPKSLPREGRDLTTAEIEKIKALDPACGSGSFLIKAFDLFLQAYRRAAAGKQTSFYSDLEIKKKILQHNLYGVDLDERAVEITKLNLMLKALEGLSYHDLKGRKLLPNLELNIRCGNSLISGQTIEQLAEKQAQTTIPGLDDAVDIKPLLKLHGEFYKEVEDDPKAKLKNEIEIEEKRLNRKLGDNLKGYFSNLDEVKPLNYQVAFPEVFTTSPRPSPGGRGCAGFDAVFGNPPYIRTMKLEKEKGFYSKRFSSAVGAYDIYVLFMERSLDLVKENGICSFITPNKYFVADYATKLRELLLNAATIFEIADLGKCKSIFGDALISTAVTFYGKKQNVKQIRLKILNDDNVSNIVNQKYDSVNIDDLLTRENTISIYQDDTSNKITDKLWLNSDKLSKVAKVRTGIMGFEYWAMDKWISDDNTGCKIATNSYIDRYAFLWGKKVNLYKRIVYIPKLNPKCDVINENTRRLFECKKILVRGVASRLTATLDDTGVGMLVAVHSVIGETYEDKYLLGLLNSKLFNWLHVMQFYSARIPEGSLRYPISFLANLPIRRIDFKNKKDKDLHDQLVKLVKEMLKLNKNPERRPLPGPPRIGEGKRADIAVIDQEIDELVYRLYGLSEEEIKIVESNNG
- a CDS encoding tyrosine recombinase XerC, with amino-acid sequence MIKDFIKYLKTERNLSDNTLEAYRRDVNQLFVFLKHQEPRKVVRNDIRQYLGRLQQQGLDKRSLGRKLSAIKAFFKYALREFAITVNPVMGLRSPKLDKKLPGFLSQAQAVQAVESHQGDPKDKLRDDAIMELLYGSGLRSSELLGLKSRDLDLPGLQVKVKGKGGKERIAPLTRASAAVLKQLVVKREDEGFVFLGRNGNQLNRRQLQRIVKVRIRSSDYGGKASPHALRHSFATHLLDRGADLKAVKELLGHASLSTTQIYTHVTVDRLKKVYKQAHPRAGDEEESG
- the rlmN gene encoding 23S rRNA (adenine(2503)-C(2))-methyltransferase RlmN, with the translated sequence MKTKTSLVGRSFQETLELLAPLGFKGFQVKQLMAWICRNNVPNFSAMTDLSQTLRDKLEKDFCLHELSRVKKVSSRDGATKLLLQARDGQQIESVVISAPGRLTACLSSQAGCKLACSFCATGKMGLVRNLTASEIVDQLCLLQELSPEQRITNVVFMGMGEPMENYDQTLKAARIINSHQGFNLGARHITISTAGLVPGILRLMEEPEQFKLAISLNAADDAVRSRLMPVNKKYPLKALLEAVKRYSHKKGKLVFFEYILLAGINDSLEDAEKLSRLLKGIPGKVNLIPYNPGGRENDLQPSSVEARRAFYDKLCQLGVAVTFRASKGQDIRAACGQLKAASVS
- a CDS encoding N-acetylmuramoyl-L-alanine amidase → MKNLFFLFTILCALAAFLSAQPRIDLVYPREGDNIGPVAKSFLIGSVTPGSQLWVNGQKAEVYHNGAFLAYIPFTAGQFQIKLLAQKNGLTDSLIRQVNVAPRNILISSDSLAIVHSTITPGQELGVRAGDRIAVAFRGTPGRKASFSIGRGQGIPMDERNGRLEPDEKALAFSDSITPDTLTLPGTYMGSYLVTSRNQWYSEKIYLYLVDTLGMMAVDSSQARISAWPESLMFWAVSRDSVTVLKTGPDLGYEIFLPPGVNLELTGSAGENYRVRLANNKDAWVKKISVAVKSWPGPMVSAKLAVARTFKREEKALVRFSLSRPCAFSGEASPDGMSFKLLIFGAQADLDWVRYDPLDNLVKDIRWRQVQNGEVELEIFLSQPLWGYDSRYQQNNLEIEIRPRPRVQKNRPLAGIKIAVDAGHSPENGAVGPLRTLEKEVNWQISKRLGNLLKNAGAKIYYPREGSQSVGIYQRPVRAVSWGADLLVSIHNNASPDGVNPLEDSGFSTYYYQPFSRDLAFAVHRQFQKTLPLPDHGFYYGNLALCRATQMPSFLVEPAFIIVPKEEALLLTAEFQEKIARSVFLGIKEYLSSIAGK
- a CDS encoding SUMF1/EgtB/PvdO family nonheme iron enzyme → MKQKTLIIVACSLLIVMGCSKKFSFNNPVDPVIPPAAPKLSSPTDTSTGISINPIFTWTASEGAASYALQVSANAACTNFVYNQSGIVSTSDTVTGLSYSTSYYWRVKADKKANSSDWTGLWQFTTTSATAPIVVTNATTNVTQTTAQLNGTVNPNNDVTTYYFQSGTTTSYGMITTTQNAGTGTSVVAVNASIGSLSPGTIYHYRIAAANSGGTSYGNDGVFTTVPNAPVLSTPANNATGVALNPTLIWNASSGAASYALQVSVDSLFGSFIYNQSGLTGTSQAISGLTAGTKYYWRVNATNSSGTSEWSSLLCFTTGNPPATPTLSTPANGAAGITTNPTLTWNASSGATSYTLQVSTSNTFGSFVYNQSGLASTSQAIGGLVCDTTYYWRVNASDSFGSSSWSSVWNFATVSANIVWISIPAGNFKMGSLPDDPYAMTNEQPQHTVYLDAFQISKYEITNSQYKAFMDAGGYTYSAYWTAEGWNWRTTNSITEPAYWSTGNYNSGPGFPNHPVVGVSWYEAFAFYNWAGGYLPTEAQWEKAARGTDSTNYWPWGSTWDSTKCNSYYNTAPDTFTYSSPVGFFATGASPYGAYDMAGNVWEWCNDWYDESYYGSSPSSNPTGPATGKYRVHRGGSWDNSAGSCRTAYRHYFLDPDCRYYYLGFRLAK